One region of Drosophila teissieri strain GT53w chromosome 2L, Prin_Dtei_1.1, whole genome shotgun sequence genomic DNA includes:
- the LOC122611515 gene encoding protein nemuri: MSLKWLLFVALVALLSIGTGSLAQPRRSTIRARPGALEQQIRLQRLNAKYYAIQQDEEDGDDILEHEEDLADDSEDGEGDDINDGEEEEGKNTEAEKENKKLDTKKVTANSTPAKPETEVKNQLEREEESIDELQDLEEPEDEVEEELEQEIGLPRAEPRNRRRGGRRNGKGGRRGRGKSNRRRGNRRCGGKGKRGRRGQRRRLPSKRSGNKRRTDSKTKRQGQKNKTAANKEAVSPSNKVA, translated from the coding sequence ATGTCATTGAAGTGGCTCTTGTTCGTCGCCCTGGTGGCGCTGCTCAGCATTGGAACAGGTTCCCTGGCCCAGCCAAGGAGGTCCACCATCCGGGCCAGACCCGGAGCTCTGGAGCAGCAGATTCGCCTCCAGCGCTTGAATGCCAAATACTATGCCATTcagcaggacgaggaggatgGCGATGACATCCTCGAGCATGAAGAAGACCTGGCCGACGATAGTGAGGACGGGGAGGGAGATGATATCAACGATGGAGAGGAGGAGGAAGGCAAAAACACCGAAgctgaaaaggaaaacaaaaaactggaTACCAAAAAGGTGACCGCTAACAGCACACCCGCCAAGCCAGAGACTGAAGTCAAGAACCAGTTGGAGAGGGAGGAGGAGTCCATCGATGAGCTGCAGGACCTGGAGGAACCCGAGGACGAAGTCGAGGAGGAGCTTGAGCAGGAAATCGGCCTCCCACGCGCTGAACCGCGTAATCGCCGGCGCGGGGGCAGGCGAAACGGCAAGGGCGGacgaagggggcgtggcaaaagcaACCGCAGGAGGGGAAACCGCAGGTGCGGCGGCAAGGGAAAGCGCGGCCGTCGTGGCCAACGGAGACGCTTGCCTTCAAAGCGCAGCGGCAACAAACGAAGAACGGATTCCAAAACAAAGCGACAGGGTCAGAAGAACAAAACAGCCGCCAACAAGGAAGCTGTTTCGCCATCAAACAAGG